One genomic region from Nymphaea colorata isolate Beijing-Zhang1983 chromosome 12, ASM883128v2, whole genome shotgun sequence encodes:
- the LOC116265606 gene encoding serine/threonine-protein kinase GRIK1-like isoform X1 produces MLDKGITLSSFRASMHNLDMGCCGCLSFLRKPRKSPKRLNASSRGSHLDVDLLLKDHLDDADGGTYYGERNETRAGTCASHTSSERVARQFRGYTGAICRETPVKETHHVNRSEDEHGNKMINEYVRQHKIGAGSYAKVVLYRSSKDGKNYAIKAFHKSHLSKLRVAPSETAMSDVLREVSIMKMLEHPNIVNLIEIIDDPNTDRFYMVLEYVEGKWVCEDSGPPGGLGESTARRYLRDIVAGLIYLHAHNVIHGDIKPDNLLVTNTGKVKIGDFSVSQVFEDENDELRRSPGTPVFTAPECCLGLTYHGKAADTWAVGVTLHCMVLGCYPFLGETLQDTYDKIVNFPLTMPQDMDQDLKDLLERLLCKDPRLRITLKEIAEHPWVVREDGPIPGYTCRCKRMCAVAKCVSTAEDST; encoded by the exons ATGTTAGACAAGGGTATTACATTATCTAGTTTCAGAGCATCCATGCACAACCTGGATATGGGCTGCTGTGGTTGCCTAAGTTTCTTGAGGAAGCCGAGGAAGTCGCCCAAACGGTTGAATGCTTCTAGTCGTGGTAGCCACTTAGACGTCGACTTGTTATTGAAGGATCACTTGGATGATGCAGATGGTGGCACCTATTATGGTGAGAGAAATGAAACGCGTGCTGGCACATGTGCGTCACATACAAGTTCTGAGAGAGTGGCACGTCAATTTAGAGGTTACACTGGAGCTATCTGTCGGGAGACTCCCGTAAAAGAGACCCATCATGTCAATCGATCAGAG GATGAACATGGTAACAAAATGATCAATGAATATGTTCGGCAGCACAAGATCGGTGCAGGAAGTTATGCCAAAGTG GTGCTATACAGAAGCAGTAAAGATGGGAAGAACTATGCAATCAAG GCTTTTCACAAGTCCCACTTGTCCAAGCTTAGAGTAGCACCTTCGGAAACTGCTATGAGTGATGTTCTTAGGGAG GTTtcaatcatgaaaatgttggaACATCCCAATATAGTCAATCTCATTGAAATTATTGATGATCCAAATACCGATCGTTTCTACATGG TCCTAGAATATGTTGAAGGAAAATGGGTATGTGAGGACTCAGGTCCACCAGGTGGTTTAGGAGAAAGCACAGCTAGAAGGTATTTGCGGGACATAGTTGCTGGTTTGATATATCTTCATGCCCAT AATGTTATTCATGGGGACATCAAACCAGATAACCTTTTGGTAACGAATACTGGCAAGGTGAAGATCGGTGATTTCAGCGTTAGCCAGGTGTTTGAG GATGAAAATGACGAGCTCCGGAGATCACCTGGGACACCAGTCTTCACTGCACCTGAATGCTGTCTAG GCTTAACTTATCATGGCAAGGCTGCAGATACATGGGCAGTGGGGGTTACTTTGCACTGTATGGTTCTTGGTTGTTATCCATTTCTTGGGGAAACTCTCCAGGACACTTACGACAAG ATTGTGAATTTCCCGCTAACAATGCCGCAAGACATGGACCAAGACCTAAAAGACTTGCTTGAAAGGCTACTGTGCAAAG ATCCTAGATTGAGGATTACGTTGAAAGAGATAGCTGAGCATCCGTGGGTTGTTAGAGAAGACGGTCCTATTCCTGGCTACACTTGTAGGTGCAAGCGGATGTGCGCAGTGGCCAAATGTGTCTCTACGGCTGAAGATTCTACTTAG
- the LOC116265606 gene encoding serine/threonine-protein kinase GRIK1-like isoform X2 codes for MLDKGITLSSFRASMHNLDMGCCGCLSFLRKPRKSPKRLNASSRGSHLDVDLLLKDHLDDADGGTYYGERNETRAGTCASHTSSERVARQFRGYTGAICRETPVKETHHVNRSEDEHGNKMINEYVRQHKIGAGSYAKVVLYRSSKDGKNYAIKAFHKSHLSKLRVAPSETAMSDVLREVSIMKMLEHPNIVNLIEIIDDPNTDRFYMVLEYVEGKWVCEDSGPPGGLGESTARRYLRDIVAGLIYLHAHNVIHGDIKPDNLLVTNTGKVKIGDFSVSQVFEDENDELRRSPGTPVFTAPECCLGLTYHGKAADTWAVGVTLHCMVLGCYPFLGETLQDTYDKIHVTCSSGHISLVVSSLPLLLMLVFYSFNISDIHPTSQIHVTCSSGHISLVASSLALLLMLVF; via the exons ATGTTAGACAAGGGTATTACATTATCTAGTTTCAGAGCATCCATGCACAACCTGGATATGGGCTGCTGTGGTTGCCTAAGTTTCTTGAGGAAGCCGAGGAAGTCGCCCAAACGGTTGAATGCTTCTAGTCGTGGTAGCCACTTAGACGTCGACTTGTTATTGAAGGATCACTTGGATGATGCAGATGGTGGCACCTATTATGGTGAGAGAAATGAAACGCGTGCTGGCACATGTGCGTCACATACAAGTTCTGAGAGAGTGGCACGTCAATTTAGAGGTTACACTGGAGCTATCTGTCGGGAGACTCCCGTAAAAGAGACCCATCATGTCAATCGATCAGAG GATGAACATGGTAACAAAATGATCAATGAATATGTTCGGCAGCACAAGATCGGTGCAGGAAGTTATGCCAAAGTG GTGCTATACAGAAGCAGTAAAGATGGGAAGAACTATGCAATCAAG GCTTTTCACAAGTCCCACTTGTCCAAGCTTAGAGTAGCACCTTCGGAAACTGCTATGAGTGATGTTCTTAGGGAG GTTtcaatcatgaaaatgttggaACATCCCAATATAGTCAATCTCATTGAAATTATTGATGATCCAAATACCGATCGTTTCTACATGG TCCTAGAATATGTTGAAGGAAAATGGGTATGTGAGGACTCAGGTCCACCAGGTGGTTTAGGAGAAAGCACAGCTAGAAGGTATTTGCGGGACATAGTTGCTGGTTTGATATATCTTCATGCCCAT AATGTTATTCATGGGGACATCAAACCAGATAACCTTTTGGTAACGAATACTGGCAAGGTGAAGATCGGTGATTTCAGCGTTAGCCAGGTGTTTGAG GATGAAAATGACGAGCTCCGGAGATCACCTGGGACACCAGTCTTCACTGCACCTGAATGCTGTCTAG GCTTAACTTATCATGGCAAGGCTGCAGATACATGGGCAGTGGGGGTTACTTTGCACTGTATGGTTCTTGGTTGTTATCCATTTCTTGGGGAAACTCTCCAGGACACTTACGACAAG ATACACGTCACATGCAGTTCTGGTCACATTTCCTTGGTTGTCAGCAGCCTACCACTACTGTTAATGTTGGTATTTTACAGTTTTAACATCTCTGATATCCACCCTACCTCACAGATACACGTCACGTGCAGTTCTGGTCACATTTCCTTGGTTGCCAGCAGCCTAGCACTACTGTTAATGTTGGTGTTTTGA